Within Synechococcus sp. NB0720_010, the genomic segment TGCCCGGCTAAAGGGAACCAGGGATGCGGCCTGCCGTTGTTGGAGTTCCTCCTTCAAAAAGGCTTCATAGCGGCCATCCACCAGATGGCGAATCACGGGATGTTCGGGGCTGTAGGTCTGCACTAGGACCTCCCCAGGACGGTCCCCTCTCCCCGCACGGCCGGCCAATTGCAGCAGCAGCTGCAGGCTTTCCTCTGCGGCCCGCAGATCGGGTCGATGCAGGAGCCCATCGGCGGCCAGCACGGCAGCCAGGGTCACCCGCGGCAGATCCATCCCCTTGGCGAGCATCTGGGTTCCGATCAAGACATCGGCTTCCCCGCGGGCAAACCGCTCAAGGAGTTGCCGATGGCCATCGCGCCCGCGGGTGGTGTCCCTGTCGAAGCGCAGCAGCCGCAGCTCCTCCAGTTCGCCCGAGAGGTGCTCCAGCACCTGTTGCGTTCCGGCCCCAAAGGGCTTGAAGGCCGTGGAGCCGCAATGGCCGCAGCGGCGCTCCACCTCTGCACGGTGGTCGCACCAGTGGCAGCGCAGCCAGGAGCGCTCCCGTTGCCGGTGCACCGTGAGGGCCACGTCGCAGTGGGGACACTGCACCACTTCGCCGCAGCTGCGGCAACTTAAAAAACTGCTGTAGCCCCGCCTGGGAACCAGCACGACCGCCTGCTCCCCCCGTTCTTTCAGGGTCTGGAGCCGGTCCATCAGCGGCCGACTCACCAGACGCCGGTGGCCCTCCGCCAGTTCCTGCCGCATGTCCACCACCAGGACCGGTGGCAGGACACTGCTGCCAATGCGCTTGGGGAGTCGCACCAACTGACACTGCGCCTGGGGGCCTTGGCAGGCGCGCCAGGTCTCCAGGCTTGGGGTGGCACTGCCGAGGATCAACTTGGCCCCGCTGGCCTGAACCCGCAGTTGGGCCACATCTCGGGCGTGATAACAGGGCATCGGGCTGTCCTGTTTGTAGGAGCGATCGTGCTCCTCATCGAGCACCACCAAGCCCAGCTGCTTGAGCGGTAGAAAGATCGCCGAACGGGTGCCCACCACCAGCAGCGGAGAGGGGCTATCGAGGCAGTGGCGCCAGGTTCGAATGCGCGCGCCATCACTGCAACCCGAGTGGTATTCCGCCACCGCCGCACCAAAGCGGGCTCGGCTGCGATCCAGCAGCTGGGGAATGAGTCCAATCTCTGGGGTCAGCAGCAACACGGACCGTCCTGCCTGAAGCTCGCGTGCGGCGGCCTGGAGATAGACCTCCGTCTTGCCAGCCCCCGTCACCCCCCAGAGCAGGAGCTGGCTTCCTGGTTGAGCTCCCTCAATGGCGGCTAGCGCTTGGGCTTGATCCTCAGTGAGCTGCTGGGGGATGCTGCTGTCGCCCCCTTGGCGCATCACCTCCTCGGCCTGAAAGGGGCGCCGCTCTCGCCGAAGGATTCCCCGGCGCTGCAGGGTGTCACTGACCGAGCGGCTGACCTGGGCGGCCTCGAGGGCCTGGGTTTGCCAGCACTGGCCGCCGTGGGCCTCCAGCACCTGGAGCAGACGGTTTTGGGCGTCGCTCCAGCTGCTCCGTTCCGTTTCCGTGGGGGGCTGAATCAGCTCGAGCCAGAGCTGCTCCCGCGGCCGCTGAGCCGCTGCGGCCGGGCGCTGCCCAAGCCAGCCAGGGGGCAGGACCGCTTTGAGCGTTCGGAAGGAGGTGGTTCGGCACTGTTGCGCAACCGTCTCAATCAGGCTTTGCCAGTCGGGCTCAACAGCGGCCTGTTGATGGACGGTTTCGATCGGTTGCAGGGCTTTGCCGGCTAAGGCCGCGGGCCGTTCATCCAGCAGCTCCAGCACCAGCCCGATGTGGCGCCGTCCCCGGAGTCGAATTTGCACCAGATCCCCTCTGGCGCAGGGGAGTTGCTTGGGGTTGCTGTAGGTGAACACCTGCCCCTCACGGCCCGCCTCAAGCCAGACCTGGACCCAGGAACCCTGGCCATCTGCTGGGGTGGGGCCGGTCACTCTTGCAAAGCTCTTGGGAGTTTCTTAAGATGAGTCTGTTGAGCAGTCCATAGGGCTGCAGTCGGAACCCGGCAAAGTTCCGTCCAGCGGGAAGATCTTGAGGACAGCCAGCACTGCTGCGCGCCCGATCTGCGACCACCCCTGACAGCCTTGCTGGGCTTCTGGCCCTGTTCCCATTCCTTTCTATTCCCCTCAGCATGCCGCCAAGTCCCTTGGCAAGTCTGCTGGGTTCGTTGACGCCCCACCCATTCATCGTTCCCATGGGTCATTGAGCCTTGACCGGCTCTGTAGCCCGATCGATGCGGCCTTTCGCCGATTCCGGTCGATTGATGATTGGCACCTCGCCCTTGGCTTGGTCGGGTCTGCGTCTGACGTGTCAACCGCCTCAACATCATCTAGCCGAACGCGATGAGTCCTGCTGCTGCGACAAAGAAGTCAGCGACCACCAAGACGACCACGAAGGCAGCTGCGACGGCCAAAAAGCCCGCTGCTGAAATTCTCGCCGTGGCCAATTCTTCGGGTGAGACCGTCAAGGTGACCAAGGCCAAGGCCGCCAGCAAGACCAAGAAGGACGCCGAGGCCGCGAACAAGGTCAGCCCAACCAAGGCCAAGGCCACGAAGGCTGCATCGACGAAAGCGGCCTCCACTAAGGCCGCCAGCAGCAAGAAACCTGCATCGACCAAGGCTGCTTCCACAAAGGCTGCGGCATCGAAAGCCACCAGCAAGAAGGCCGCGGCCGCCGACCTCGACAAGGCGGCTGATCAGCTG encodes:
- the priA gene encoding primosomal protein N'; this encodes MTGPTPADGQGSWVQVWLEAGREGQVFTYSNPKQLPCARGDLVQIRLRGRRHIGLVLELLDERPAALAGKALQPIETVHQQAAVEPDWQSLIETVAQQCRTTSFRTLKAVLPPGWLGQRPAAAAQRPREQLWLELIQPPTETERSSWSDAQNRLLQVLEAHGGQCWQTQALEAAQVSRSVSDTLQRRGILRRERRPFQAEEVMRQGGDSSIPQQLTEDQAQALAAIEGAQPGSQLLLWGVTGAGKTEVYLQAAARELQAGRSVLLLTPEIGLIPQLLDRSRARFGAAVAEYHSGCSDGARIRTWRHCLDSPSPLLVVGTRSAIFLPLKQLGLVVLDEEHDRSYKQDSPMPCYHARDVAQLRVQASGAKLILGSATPSLETWRACQGPQAQCQLVRLPKRIGSSVLPPVLVVDMRQELAEGHRRLVSRPLMDRLQTLKERGEQAVVLVPRRGYSSFLSCRSCGEVVQCPHCDVALTVHRQRERSWLRCHWCDHRAEVERRCGHCGSTAFKPFGAGTQQVLEHLSGELEELRLLRFDRDTTRGRDGHRQLLERFARGEADVLIGTQMLAKGMDLPRVTLAAVLAADGLLHRPDLRAAEESLQLLLQLAGRAGRGDRPGEVLVQTYSPEHPVIRHLVDGRYEAFLKEELQQRQAASLVPFSRACLLRLAGPSASRTATAASSLAEHLRAALMQQGWLLIGPAPAPVARVAGNSRWQLLLHGPADSELPLPMETELRALLPNDVSLAIDPDPLEL